The genomic window GGGGCAGCAGTGTATTAATAACTGCAGCTCGTACTCTAATCCTGATAAGAGGCTTTCTCAGCACTGCTCTGTTCCACCTCTTGGAAACCAAGGCTGAGCTCATTTATGAGCAGCGAGGTCACAGTGAAGTGTATTAAACCATTACTCTATTCTCCCTCTGGGTTGCTCTCTACTGCCTGGGGTCTCAGACTGTTCCAGATTCACAGTCTGTGTGGTAATGGAGAGAGACCCTGATCCATATTCTTGTCTGTGTGTCCTGCACCGCAAAGATAGAGACCCTCATATGTGGAAAGGATAGTCCTGCAGGTAGTGCAGGAGCCGCTTTGGGAGTGGCAGCTGGTCGGGgcagtttgtgtgtctgttgatgGTGAGGCGTGTCAGGTGCTGCAAAGAAGGGAAGGCCTCAGGTCTGCAAAGGGGGCGCATGAGCCTCAAAGGCACGCCACTGTCCTTAGCTGTACACTGGACAGAGCTGGGCTTTGCTTTGGGGTGGATGTTGTCCTCATTAGATGCCTGGTCCTGTGGTGTGCGGCCTGAGCCAGTGTAGTGCTGTATCAGACTGAGAACATCAGGGAAGGACTGCAGGTGAGGCAGGCCGGGGAGGAGGGAGTCCAGCCAGAAAGAACCCCTGTTGTACTCTATTCGTACACTGGTGGGTCCACAGCGGGTCTTCACTGACAGGGCCAGCATGTACTGAGGGTGGCTGCTGTCCCGCACCAGGAACGTGCCTTCAGACTTTGTCAGGAGAGCATCCCGAGCCTCACTCGCTGAGATGGAACCCCAGTACCAGCCTGCAATAAGACAGGTGGTTTTGATatcagtttttaattaatttttcactttaatttagTTCTAGATCCACTTGTTAGGCTGATTCCTCTTTTCACCCCAGTTCCTTCTGCAATATCACCCCCAAAGCCTTTAGTACAATATCACCTTCCAAAATGTTTATCATGTGCTCATAAGTGTCTcttaatcaaataaataatgcGTATATGAGCTGGACTCAAACAGCTAGAtgttatatttaaattaaattaaattcaatgCCAAAATGAGAGAGGCTGCTGGTGTACCTGAGGTCTGTAGATACTGGAAGGTGGTGGTGATGCAGCAGAGGTCCTCTGCTGGGTCCCAGGGTGGAGGGGAGGGATGTGGGTAGCATGAACCTCCTCGCTCCTCATGATGAAAAATGGTCACTGCCCGGGCAACCATCTCTGACTAACAGAAGCCCTGTCAGGACAACGTTGATGTTGGAGCATCCACATTTATCAACATGTGTCAAGCAAGATTTAAGAAGTTTATACTGAATTTTGTTCCAAAAACTCTGTGAAATAAAGTAAGTGGTAAAAGTTTTCATATCAGtctttaaatgcatattttggTTGTACAATTTTATTTGAGAAACCATCACAATTATTACAAAAATGAGAGACGAGACTATCATTGTCCAAAATTAGCAAACAAACTAGAAAACCAAACAATAccaaaaaaagaggcagaagcAAAAACTATacacacaataaacaacaacaattacataataataaagtttatataGCTTTAAGCTCGCTGTCTAGACAATTcctgtatttttgtattaataaaaaatgccagaataaatctaatttatgcgattgtttttaaatattctcACCTTAGATTACAGAAAAACATGAGGATTGCGACCAGTTTGAGAAGCAGTTGAAAAAAACAGTCCAGAGAAAAATCCAGCAATTTCTCACggtaaataattaattttcatgGGCGAATAGTGTCGGATAAAGGCGcaacaaaaactataaaacattCATAATCACTATCTGTTGTAgtcaaataaaatgagaaagaaTATCACCGGTGGTCTGCTGAAGTAAAAATGTGAGCGAGAAGCGGAGCGGCTGCGTTTTATTCAGTAAAGTGCAGCACAGAAAACAGATCAGTTGAGTTTGTACTGACGGAGGTTCCAGGAATCTGTTTCCAAGAAAGGTTTTGTGTTTCAGCGCCCGCAGTGACAGACaggctgcagccagcagctccACTGAGCTGCGTCAACACGCACACTGTCCACACACTGAACTTCCTGCTCAGATTTCACAGTGAAACGTACTGATGGTACAACTCTATGAAGAAGGAGTCAATCCTTGTGCAATGcagaataagaataataaaaattgCATTGCATGAGAGGAGTACAGGTGTTGTAGATAAGTCCTAAACCTGCTTTGAGAAATGATTTCTAAGTTTGTAAATGGCCTCATATAGCTGAGAGCAGGACCGTATGCAGGATTTCAGAAATACAGAGGTCATTACAACCAAACCCACCTCAACATTTTGAGTCTGTGAAGTTGTTCTGATTATTTAGACTTAGacaatttatttcattatgtttataaaatgtcatttttcatcacaAAGTCTTGACTGTTACTTCAGTGTGAATGAACGGACAGATAAACGGACATGAAGATGGCATTGTGAAATAAAATCAGACTTTAGATGAGTGTTTGGGGCACCGCTGCCctgcatgttttagatgtttccctgctccaacacacctgattcaaatgaatggaGCTTGATGATGAGCAGATCATTTGAATCAGGGGTGTTGAAAGagggaaacatctaaaacatgcagGACCAGGACTGGAAAACACTGCTTTAGAGaagaacattttgaaataatatctgcttaaaaagaaaaaaaagagaaagaaaataagcataAACTCTGTTATTGTCTAAAGAAGCaagatgaaacatttcacaatAGTTATTAAAATATATGTCATAGTTATAAACTATGTTTGTACATATTTACATGATTATTATTTCATGATTTCTTATTAACAATTTAATATTGAACGCTTTGGGTCCCCAAATAAAATAGATACCTGTGGATCTTCAAATCtgatttataataatataatataattttaattttattctgaTCTATAACTTACAgcagattattatttattatttctttcatCACTTGTAATGTAAGAATTTTCAACCTTTTATGTTGAAGGCACAGAGCATTGCTTCCTGTGatgtttgtgttatttctgCCAGCAGTAATGTGTTTGATGCTGCATTCAAGTCCAATGGAAATTACGACTTTTACCCATAACCCTGTAAATACTACATTAATTATATTATGTAAGACTTGTAAGTCTTcaacatgatttattttcacttaCTATTCATTTAGACCTTTGGTCTGTAGTCTACAGCCATGCACTTAATGTGTATCGTTTAGTTAATGTTGTAGCCCACAGCAAACCAAACACTATAATATATtaacatccattcattcattttatggCCAATTCTCTGCGGTCCTCTCCAGCATGCTTTGAGCAAAACCTTTCAACCAGTAATTATCATTATCAAGAAAAATGTGGTGCAAAAGGTTAATTTGTTCTCCTGAAAATCAGCTACTCTGTGTCATTTCAGAAGTCAGTAAGTTGTCAGAAGTCAAGATTCATCACCATCCACCCACAATTCCCATGTACAAAGATAATGACCTCTTGAAAGCTGCCATTCAGCTCTGAACCGTGTTTCCGAGAAAAATTGTTCACATCAGCCATGTTTCCCGTGAGATATGAAGGCAGCATAACGAGCAGCTGAAGGCTTCTGAGTAGAGAGGCTTcctggaaaacacacaacaaattGACCTCTACTACCGAGCCCTGATCCCTGCTGCCGGCCAGCATGACTGTAGGatatcacatacacacaaacataaataaaaacgaGGATACAGACAcgagaaaataaagaaaatattttattgtaggACCATGTAAAACAACAGCTTTCAGTTGAATGTAGTCAAACCTTGATCAGGTGACTGGAGAAGTGATGTAGATGAATTTACATGTGGTAAAGAGTGAAGGATGGGCACAGCATAGGCCTATTGCTAGGCAATATAAAGGATAATCCACCctaaaacagaaaattcatAGCAATTTCCCAATGGTTGtaaatagattaatcaatattaGTGAATTAAAAACAGTGAGGCAACTGATTCCCAAAAGTGGAAAGCAGAGGCAGGAGAAGGCAACATGGATGGACAATAGTGCCTTCAACCTGGGCAGTAATAGACAAATGTAagtcaatcaagaaaataacacttttaaccctttaacatccagatatcacatttcatttccCTCTGAGTAGCTTTAAGGTTGTTAAAACATTCTTGTTGCACACTATGAGGCAGTGTCATTGTGTAGCAGCTCGTTCAAACTATTACTTGAAGctatatgatgtttacactgagaCTCTGTGTTTCCATGGCTGCATTATCACATCACATAGAAATATTCTACATGTCTTGTACctcatttttatattatcttGAGAGGCAACTGGATTTGTAAGATCACGAGATCACGCGaaaatccatcttgtcaggcttcaagttatgcgcttgtgtccgaaccactggtggtttggaccaatcagtgctgtgaatccagctgcctcgcaaggtaagatggtgatagacagatggttcatccaatcacctgccaagtattttttgaaagtgccttcccttttccaaacagtttccaaggacgactcCTCAGATGtctctgtgtaacaaaccatctgatgCGTCAGgttacattttttacacatttccttaaaattcagcctgacatatttggtatctttaaaaaaacttttGGATCTCAACTATACTCACTGTAGATTTTTTCCCttcataattatttattatcattatataattATCTGCAAGATGGTCCTCCAGTCTACCTCCAATCTACCAATTATTAACACTTTATAAtgactttaacatgttttcatatacacttaaattgaatttaatttttataaacCAAAAGAATCACCACTCAATCACCCTCATTAGACTCAAACCATCAATTTCTTGTTCAATGTTGACAGAGCAGCTATTACTTTCATAAACATGTTTCACAACAGGAAAATTATATGAATTCTGCTTTATGATGGATTTATTAATAGTTTCCCCTTTTGTTCCAGTGTGAAAAGTATGTCCTCAAGTAGCCTAAAAATAAAGAAGGAATGGCTAGAAGCTAAACAGTCAAATAACAAGTCAATTCATAGATATTGTGTGGGTTTGCTTGTGTATCATGTGTGTATTACGTCTAACTTTCTTCCCCATTCTCTCCTGCACCCTTGATGAGGCGTTTGTTGCCCCTCTTCCCTCCTGGTCCGCGGGGCTTGGCAAAGGCCTGCTTTAAGGTGTGCTCCATTGGGTGGACCTCCTCATACAGGAAGTCTTCTGTCAGGCCGTCGCCACTGTCTATCTCcatctacacacatacagaataatacacacacaaatgaactTGTACACAGATGAATCACTACTCTTTTCAACATCATAATTCATAATCATGGTActatatttgtgtgatttgggTGATCTGTACCTTTTTGGTGACCTCCAGCTGGTAGTCTCTCTCCACCTCATCCAGTAGCCTGTTCTTACAGCTGGAATACAACATCCGCTCCTTGATACTACAGGTGTACCCAGGCATCGAGTATATGAACACTGGAAGAGACATTAAGTCATCACTTCACCAGCTGATATTTTCTGCATTGCTCGATCAAATATAACTACTGCTAAACTATCGCCCTTCATTATTTGTGCTGTTAAATCTCTCTGTGCAGCAACACAGAAACCTGACTCATATGGTACAGCTCACAGTCAGAATAACATCCTGCCTTCTAGGCACATTACATTAAACTCAGGGTAGACAGAGTACTAGAACATCATTCAATAAAGCACATGTTGTAACACTTGGCCTTAATCAAATAGGAGTAAGAGGACTGAGAAACATTTAGTTAACTACACACAGTCACTGATACAGCCAGTGGTTATAGTTTCTGAAAGCTGCAATTGATTCTTTTTCTGAAAACACAATATTGTCAtattatatcattatcattatattatcaTCACCTTATAAACTTGCTATGGGGAACATGTTAGGATAAAATTTCCTATTTAAACAGCCAGCtgacacagagcaacatcagcataaatTTGGAAACCTGATCACTCTCCTGTTTGATTTGGTCAGGTTTGGTCTCCaccgactcctgagggaaatatctggtgCTAAATGCTTGTTGTTGCTATGTTCAGCAGCTATATGCTAACTttttctgtttgccgtttggCACTGAGCCGGTAGTGTGCAAGTTTATAAGAgcttttttgttaaaaaaacaaacagctgctgataATGAGtttgatgagagcggtgagagtgaatcaaaacaatacaagttcaaccaaaacaatgagctgtaaGACACTAAAACACTTCGTCCAGCTGAGAGGAGTTGCAGAGTCTGGAGATAATTCTCTTTGGGTTCGTCACTATGAGTGATTTCTcattacacatacagtagacatttcatccattgttaCCATAAAAATTAATTGGGTCATTTAATAAGGAGATGAGGTTTTGGGAGATTCTAAGACAAATATACTGACTCTTTTTGGCAACTATAGACATTGTTATGGTGGCCCTGACGtacaaaacataacaacaaaactgaaaacacatcaacattTTAGACAATTGAGCCACTAAGCAATCCACTACGCATTCATGACTAGTCAGTGCATTGGTGGAAGTTAACCTCCAAacatcatcactgactgacttgATGTGGGTTTGGTCCAATCGCAAACAAGAATTGTTGTCCCTACCTTCtccattttgtgaaatgttattgtgtctttctttttgttgttgcgtttgtctttttgttgttgtgttttgcacttcagggccacTGTACATGGCAGTTTTTATGGTAGGAAACCAAATGAAGTTTGGTAAAGGAGAGGGGAACCTATTTCAGCTTCTAAAAttactaaaaatgttttaaataaaaacaaattcaataGACTTTTCATGTATAATAATTCCTTCATAATTCATGTGGCTCTCCCTCCAGTTTCttgaaaatagtaaaattacAGATCATGCTATTTCTAGTAGTGAACTACTTGTATCCCTACATTAGCTAATCGCTGCACTCACATCTACAGTGAGCCTGTGTACTGACCGAGCGCCTCCTGCAGCTGGCCCTGGTGAGaatgtttgaaaatgaagaagTGGTATCTGGGTGAATCTGTGGGAATCCTGTAAGGAAGCTCATGGGTTTCTGTAGGTTTGGTGTGAACCAGCTCAATGGTCTCTTTCTCTACATCCAgcctctgcaacacacacacatacacaagcatgCTTTGTTCACGGGTCAAGTCATGCACAGCCAATTTTACCGCTATTCACTGACAAACATTGAAGCACAGTTAGTTTTGAAAATAGATCCTTacagcttcttttttatttacagagaGTTTGTTACATTTTGCATGCTGTGTAATTAGCCATAAAGATTTTCTCACCAGCTGTATGTAGTTGATGCGTTTCTGCTTGAGTTGCTGCAGAGCTCGCTTGGCCTCTTCTTGTAAAGGGAATGCAAGACCCTGAAGAGTCTGTGCCCTTTTGTCTAAGCCAAACTCCATCGTAACCTGCAGAGTTGAAAGAGAATCATGGAAAACTTTGTGCTAATACGTCtcaacacataaaataaaataactacaTGAGCAAAGGAAGCTAATGACTGAAACAGATGTCTATGAATAGATTGTGACATACTCTCGCTCGTGCTGTTGGAGTCCCAATACGTCTGCGTTCATCCTGTGGACATATGAGACAGTTTGTAAATCTGAttcttcctcacacacacagacacactccaaAACTCTTATCAAGAAGAAAATCAACGTACCCATACAACTTTATCCTGCAGGAACAAAGTAGAAGCATACAGGATAAGTATGgagtatatatatagtatgttaGATATTTAGTTCATATCATATTCAGACAGCCTGAATATCCTTTTACCTCTGTGACTTTAATTTGTTGTAATTCCTGCTCAGCTGCTGTGAGTGGAGCcggagaggagcaggaggacaTGTGTCGCAGGTATCCCTGGAAGCACAGGTCGTcctgcaaacacagacacggcAAACAGGAAGGTACATAATCACAGCAGATGACGATTCACTGATCAGACATCATGCTGGAGAGATTTTACTGACCTCCACGGTACCAAACAGTTCGTCTTTGATGTGACCTCCTCCAAACTCTTTCTTCAGTGTGGCGCGGGTCGCTGCGTACACCATCTTCTGCCTCACCTGCAGGatgccagcacacacacaggaggataTAATGAGCTTTAACCATTTGTTATTATGGTTTGGgatttattattgatttgtATTTACTATAAAtagtctttatttttattttgtggtaaATTAGTTAGTTGAGTGTCGATTAGCTGTTTAAAAGACTGATTGATGACTTTTCTGTTGTTGCTTTGTTTGAGTTTAGTTTCTGATccatttttagtatttttaatttaaatatggAAAGATGTGATGACAAGACATGTTGAATGTGTTGAAGGCAGGTGATGCATTGTAAACTATAAATGCTAAATCCTTcacaaaactaaatattttttcaatttatgcttATTAACAATAATCACAATCTAAAGCCAaacctgtgtttacatttttttttgccttcatataaaaaaacctttaaaatgttacttaaatTTAAAGACAAATCAGATGAATTTAGAGAAGTTTTTTCATAGGGTCctgctatatttttattcttgtttataACAATGTAGTTCATGAATGTTGcttttcatcttatttttaGTGTACAGTAACTCTGTCTGCAGTACTTTGAGCGACTGAAGTTATGACTGTGGCTGTTCAGGGTGATAACGTGAATTAGCGTTTCCGGACATACTGGTGATTGGTCAGGTGACCAGGCAATGAAGATCCACTCATATCCCTGTGCATTCTGGGAGTCCAGACGGTAGAGGATGTAGCACGGCTCCTGAGGCGTGAGCAGAGGAAGCAGGAACTG from Thunnus maccoyii chromosome 3, fThuMac1.1, whole genome shotgun sequence includes these protein-coding regions:
- the LOC121893897 gene encoding twinfilin-2-like isoform X1; the protein is MSHQTGINATSELKEFLARARGGAIRIMKIVIMNEELVLDSYREPAQSWDRDYDQFLLPLLTPQEPCYILYRLDSQNAQGYEWIFIAWSPDQSPVRQKMVYAATRATLKKEFGGGHIKDELFGTVEDDLCFQGYLRHMSSCSSPAPLTAAEQELQQIKVTEDKVVWDERRRIGTPTARARVTMEFGLDKRAQTLQGLAFPLQEEAKRALQQLKQKRINYIQLRLDVEKETIELVHTKPTETHELPYRIPTDSPRYHFFIFKHSHQGQLQEALVFIYSMPGYTCSIKERMLYSSCKNRLLDEVERDYQLEVTKKMEIDSGDGLTEDFLYEEVHPMEHTLKQAFAKPRGPGGKRGNKRLIKGAGENGEES
- the LOC121893910 gene encoding cytokine-inducible SH2-containing protein-like: MVARAVTIFHHEERGGSCYPHPSPPPWDPAEDLCCITTTFQYLQTSGWYWGSISASEARDALLTKSEGTFLVRDSSHPQYMLALSVKTRCGPTSVRIEYNRGSFWLDSLLPGLPHLQSFPDVLSLIQHYTGSGRTPQDQASNEDNIHPKAKPSSVQCTAKDSGVPLRLMRPLCRPEAFPSLQHLTRLTINRHTNCPDQLPLPKRLLHYLQDYPFHI
- the LOC121893897 gene encoding twinfilin-2-like isoform X2 — its product is MSHQTGINATSELKEFLARARGGAIRIMKIVIMNEELVLDSYREPAQSWDRDYDQFLLPLLTPQEPCYILYRLDSQNAQGYEWIFIAWSPDQSPVRQKMVYAATRATLKKEFGGGHIKDELFGTVEDDLCFQGYLRHMSSCSSPAPLTAAEQELQQIKVTEDERRRIGTPTARARVTMEFGLDKRAQTLQGLAFPLQEEAKRALQQLKQKRINYIQLRLDVEKETIELVHTKPTETHELPYRIPTDSPRYHFFIFKHSHQGQLQEALVFIYSMPGYTCSIKERMLYSSCKNRLLDEVERDYQLEVTKKMEIDSGDGLTEDFLYEEVHPMEHTLKQAFAKPRGPGGKRGNKRLIKGAGENGEES